In Candidatus Paceibacterota bacterium, the following proteins share a genomic window:
- a CDS encoding GNAT family N-acetyltransferase, producing MNNITLKLATEKDVSIFIELEKSVAHLKVYSAMISEDEVKKEFEKNTIYLIENNNKIVGSIEYEIKNPDHAYISGFVVNPKFQGQGIGREALRLILERLKDIRRIDLVTHPDNPVLNLYKSFGFVVESRIENYFGDGEPRVVLAKTT from the coding sequence ATGAATAATATCACTTTAAAATTAGCGACTGAAAAAGATGTCTCGATTTTTATTGAGCTTGAAAAGAGTGTGGCGCATTTAAAAGTGTATTCTGCTATGATTAGTGAAGATGAGGTAAAGAAAGAATTTGAGAAAAATACAATATATCTCATAGAAAATAATAATAAAATTGTTGGAAGCATCGAGTATGAAATAAAAAATCCTGACCATGCATATATAAGCGGTTTTGTTGTAAATCCAAAATTTCAAGGACAAGGTATAGGAAGAGAAGCTTTAAGATTGATATTAGAAAGACTTAAAGATATTAGAAGGATTGATTTAGTAACCCATCCTGACAATCCAGTATTAAATCTTTACAAATCTTTTGGTTTTGTTGTAGAATCAAGAATCGAAAATTATTTCGGAGATGGTGAACCTAGAGTAGTCTTAGCTAAAACAACTTAA
- a CDS encoding tRNA guanosine(34) transglycosylase Tgt → MKFTITKKLPKTLGRAGIIETAHGIIETPAFVVVGTKGTVKSVSTEQVKEAGTQVVLSNTYHLYLQPGDELVKKMGGLNKMMNWAGPSMTDSGGFQVFSLGAAYKKGISKVLQITDPSLLIPERFDDTLAPRLAKIGQDGVSFTSHLDGSVHYITPEKSMQIQHNLGADMIFAFDECTSPSEDLKYQEEALERTHDWAKRSLKEHHRLIESSSRSHESGKRSLLEEERSDGKGETLRSFQPPALFGIIQGGREEKLRKKSARVISEMEVDGKKFDGFGIGGSFAKEDMSTAVKWVNEILPEEKPRHLLGIGEPEDLFMGIENGVDLFDCVLPTRLGRNGTIYTKNGKIHITNTAYREDLSPIDEGCECYTCKNFTRAYIAHLFHGKEMLAGTLSSIHNIHFIVNLVKKIRQSILNGNFAEFKKEFLEKYIK, encoded by the coding sequence ATGAAATTCACCATAACAAAAAAGCTTCCGAAAACGCTCGGGCGGGCGGGGATTATAGAAACAGCACACGGTATTATAGAAACGCCGGCTTTTGTTGTTGTAGGAACAAAGGGCACGGTAAAGTCTGTTTCTACGGAGCAGGTCAAAGAAGCCGGGACTCAAGTTGTGCTTTCGAATACATATCATTTGTATCTTCAGCCGGGTGATGAGCTCGTAAAGAAAATGGGTGGATTAAATAAAATGATGAATTGGGCGGGGCCTTCAATGACCGACTCTGGTGGCTTTCAGGTTTTCTCGCTCGGTGCCGCATATAAAAAAGGAATTTCAAAAGTTTTACAGATTACTGATCCTTCGCTTTTAATTCCGGAAAGATTTGACGATACTCTCGCGCCACGCCTTGCAAAAATAGGCCAAGATGGAGTTTCTTTTACATCACACTTGGACGGCTCGGTGCATTATATTACTCCGGAAAAATCTATGCAGATACAGCATAATCTCGGTGCGGATATGATTTTTGCCTTTGATGAATGCACTTCGCCAAGCGAGGATTTGAAATATCAGGAGGAGGCGCTAGAAAGGACGCATGACTGGGCAAAAAGATCACTGAAAGAACATCATCGATTGATTGAGAGCTCCTCAAGGTCTCATGAAAGCGGGAAAAGGTCTCTCCTTGAGGAGGAGCGGAGCGACGGGAAAGGTGAGACCTTGAGGAGCTTTCAGCCCCCAGCCCTTTTCGGCATAATCCAAGGTGGCCGTGAAGAAAAACTTCGCAAAAAATCGGCAAGAGTAATTTCAGAAATGGAAGTTGATGGAAAAAAGTTTGACGGCTTCGGTATCGGTGGTTCATTTGCAAAAGAAGATATGTCGACAGCAGTAAAATGGGTCAACGAGATTTTGCCGGAAGAAAAACCTCGCCACCTTCTCGGCATCGGTGAACCGGAAGATTTATTTATGGGAATTGAGAATGGTGTTGACCTTTTTGATTGCGTTTTACCGACACGCCTCGGTAGAAACGGCACTATCTATACAAAAAACGGTAAAATACATATTACAAACACAGCATATAGAGAAGATTTGTCGCCGATAGACGAAGGTTGCGAATGTTATACTTGCAAAAATTTCACAAGAGCTTATATCGCGCACCTTTTCCACGGCAAAGAAATGCTCGCCGGTACCCTTTCATCAATTCACAACATTCATTTTATAGTAAATCTCGTCAAAAAAATCCGTCAGTCAATTCTGAATGGAAATTTTGCAGAATTTAAGAAAGAGTTTTTAGAAAAATATATAAAATAA
- a CDS encoding FKBP-type peptidyl-prolyl cis-trans isomerase, translating into MDKKTYIAITIAIVLVLLFVGGTGLINNLISTQNVIDQKQTEKKTPTVDLSDTVVGIGAVATAGKEVTVHYTGVFTSGQKFDSSRDRGVPFTFKLGSGMVIKGWDIGIEGMKVGGKRILIIPPEFGYGANDYGPIPGNSTLIFEVELLSVK; encoded by the coding sequence ATGGACAAAAAAACATATATCGCAATAACTATAGCTATTGTACTGGTCTTGTTATTTGTAGGTGGTACAGGTCTTATTAACAATTTAATTTCGACACAAAACGTGATTGATCAAAAACAGACAGAAAAGAAAACTCCAACAGTGGACCTCAGTGACACTGTCGTCGGTATTGGAGCGGTTGCGACTGCCGGTAAAGAAGTGACGGTGCATTACACGGGTGTTTTTACCAGCGGACAGAAATTTGATAGTTCAAGAGATAGGGGAGTACCGTTTACATTTAAACTTGGATCTGGAATGGTTATAAAGGGTTGGGATATTGGAATTGAAGGTATGAAAGTTGGAGGAAAGAGAATTTTGATTATTCCGCCAGAATTCGGTTACGGTGCAAATGACTATGGACCAATACCTGGAAATTCTACATTGATTTTTGAAGTGGAGCTTTTGTCAGTCAAATAG
- a CDS encoding TIGR00730 family Rossman fold protein, translating to MNLKNIFRRTNGKTKEAQGDAPITLKQVEKIISKRTMVADDEFARGYDLIKKYPRSVSILGSAKFKADNKYYQQAVSLAGRIAHELGYAVVTGGGPGIMEAANKGAYEAGGVSLGFAIKLPNEQSVNKYLTEYVQFEYFFSRKTLLFFSAESYVYFPGGFGTIDEFFEIVTLVETNKIPRVPVILVGREFWEPLLKLIKDKLYEEFHTIKTGDLDIYKIVDSEDEIIQIIKNAPFRTE from the coding sequence ATGAATTTAAAAAATATTTTTCGTAGGACAAATGGAAAAACAAAAGAGGCCCAAGGTGATGCCCCTATTACATTAAAACAGGTTGAGAAAATAATATCAAAGAGGACTATGGTAGCAGACGACGAGTTTGCCCGTGGATATGATTTGATAAAAAAATACCCTAGATCGGTGAGTATTTTAGGTTCCGCTAAATTCAAAGCGGATAATAAATATTACCAACAAGCCGTGTCTCTAGCTGGAAGGATCGCCCACGAGCTCGGATATGCAGTGGTGACAGGTGGAGGACCGGGAATAATGGAGGCTGCAAATAAAGGTGCTTATGAAGCCGGCGGTGTATCACTTGGTTTTGCTATTAAACTTCCAAATGAACAGTCTGTAAACAAATATCTTACCGAATATGTGCAGTTTGAATATTTTTTTAGCAGAAAGACACTCCTCTTTTTCTCTGCAGAAAGTTATGTTTATTTCCCAGGTGGATTCGGGACAATAGATGAATTCTTTGAAATAGTCACTCTTGTAGAGACCAACAAAATACCACGTGTTCCGGTAATACTTGTCGGCAGAGAATTCTGGGAACCTCTTTTGAAATTGATAAAGGATAAACTATATGAAGAATTTCACACCATAAAGACAGGAGATTTGGATATTTATAAAATAGTAGACAGTGAAGACGAGATTATTCAGATCATCAAAAACGCACCTTTTAGGACAGAGTAA
- a CDS encoding cytidine deaminase, with the protein MTNLKYKDLNKEEKKLLDSAEKALGNAYNPYNSQLRVGASVQTKGNGIILGSSMANASSTVNMCAERAALAAANALGFRDITAMAIIGTDSDGVVENPIMPCGVCRQFMEEYLTINGGDIEIICSNSAKNIIVKTSLKKLLPMAYAGSGVK; encoded by the coding sequence ATGACAAATCTAAAATACAAAGACTTGAATAAGGAAGAGAAAAAGCTTTTGGATTCTGCGGAGAAAGCTCTAGGTAATGCTTATAATCCCTACAATAGCCAGTTGAGGGTGGGAGCGTCGGTGCAGACAAAGGGAAACGGTATTATCTTGGGTTCCAGTATGGCCAATGCCTCTTCCACTGTAAATATGTGTGCGGAAAGAGCGGCTCTAGCGGCAGCGAACGCCCTTGGTTTTAGAGATATCACGGCGATGGCTATTATCGGGACAGATAGCGATGGCGTGGTTGAAAATCCAATAATGCCTTGTGGTGTGTGCAGACAATTTATGGAAGAATACCTCACGATAAATGGTGGAGATATTGAAATAATATGCTCAAATAGCGCAAAAAATATTATTGTAAAGACGAGTTTGAAAAAACTTTTACCGATGGCTTATGCGGGGAGTGGGGTGAAGTAA
- a CDS encoding SIMPL domain-containing protein (The SIMPL domain is named for its presence in mouse protein SIMPL (signalling molecule that associates with mouse pelle-like kinase). Bacterial member BP26, from Brucella, was shown to assemble into a channel-like structure, while YggE from E. coli has been associated with resistance to oxidative stress.) — protein MANLDIFKNNKVLWMPAIAGISLILASTILAVALYSSRSSSDALSVTGSASKEVVSDSAKFSGDFSRIVKISKLKTGYEQMAKDLALVKAFLKAQKIPDANITISTVSMMENYNYNNNNYQTEKEYTLSQHVEVALPDVNKITALAQATTDLINKGVIFSTNPVEYYYTKLPELRVALLSDAIKDAMARADKMAESTGKSVGSLKSAASGVVQVLPSNSLEISDYGTYDTSKINKNVMVTVRASFGLK, from the coding sequence ATGGCAAATCTAGATATTTTCAAAAACAACAAAGTCTTGTGGATGCCGGCTATCGCTGGTATCAGTTTGATATTAGCTTCTACTATTTTGGCAGTTGCCCTTTATAGTTCAAGAAGTTCAAGTGATGCTCTTTCTGTGACAGGCTCTGCGAGCAAAGAGGTTGTCTCTGATAGCGCAAAGTTTAGCGGAGATTTTTCAAGGATAGTGAAGATAAGTAAATTGAAGACAGGGTATGAACAGATGGCAAAAGATTTGGCACTTGTAAAAGCTTTTCTGAAAGCCCAGAAAATACCCGATGCGAATATCACCATCTCTACCGTTTCAATGATGGAAAATTACAATTACAACAATAATAATTATCAGACCGAGAAAGAATATACACTTAGCCAACATGTAGAAGTTGCACTTCCGGATGTAAATAAGATCACGGCTTTGGCGCAGGCGACTACCGACCTTATAAACAAAGGTGTGATATTCAGCACAAATCCCGTCGAATATTATTATACGAAACTCCCAGAGCTTAGGGTTGCTCTGCTTTCTGATGCCATAAAAGACGCGATGGCAAGGGCAGATAAGATGGCAGAAAGCACAGGCAAGAGTGTTGGTAGTCTGAAGTCGGCGGCAAGCGGAGTGGTACAAGTCCTTCCTTCAAACTCTCTTGAAATTTCTGACTACGGAACATACGATACTTCCAAGATAAATAAAAATGTGATGGTCACAGTGAGGGCTTCATTTGGATTGAAATAA
- a CDS encoding DedA family protein, with amino-acid sequence MQELFFINSVEHFSYVAIFLFTIFAGYIVPVPEEIVLLIVGYMASVDFIHFAPALVVVILALLIGDNIIFNLSLKNNKHVHKLIHEVLSLKIVSRNRGFLEKHVGKTIFFSRFFPFLRFVGPVLAGYTKAKTRTFQFYNTLAIIIYAPLVIGIGYIFNNYFDWIIDHIDKMRHVIVILIWIIVGLVITRIVDYIFRKVNPCE; translated from the coding sequence ATGCAAGAATTGTTTTTTATAAATTCCGTAGAGCATTTTTCTTATGTCGCCATCTTCCTTTTCACTATTTTTGCCGGATATATTGTTCCTGTGCCTGAAGAAATCGTCCTTCTTATTGTCGGCTATATGGCAAGTGTAGATTTTATACATTTTGCTCCGGCTCTTGTGGTAGTTATTTTAGCTCTACTTATCGGCGACAATATTATTTTTAATCTTTCGCTCAAAAACAATAAACATGTTCACAAGCTCATACACGAAGTGTTATCTCTGAAAATCGTTTCCAGAAATAGGGGTTTTTTGGAAAAACATGTCGGCAAAACCATTTTCTTTTCAAGATTTTTCCCATTTTTGAGATTCGTCGGTCCTGTGCTTGCCGGATATACAAAAGCTAAAACAAGGACTTTCCAATTTTACAATACCTTGGCAATAATAATCTATGCACCACTTGTTATAGGTATCGGCTATATTTTCAACAATTATTTTGATTGGATTATCGATCATATAGATAAGATGAGGCATGTGATTGTTATTTTGATCTGGATTATCGTCGGTCTTGTCATTACAAGAATCGTTGATTATATTTTCCGGAAGGTCAATCCTTGCGAATAA
- a CDS encoding pseudouridine synthase: MDEKIRINKYLALHGIATRRDADKLISAGKVLINGYKAVLGDKISEEDKVEVLGRPSKKLVYYAYNKPRDVITHSPQRGEKDVLTSSKLKGVFPIGRLDKDSEGLLILTNDGRITDRLLNPDHTHEKEYIVKTRVPIKQFHMNVMEGGMELDGIKTKPCEAKLLSEDSFKIILTEGKKHQIRRMCDHLNLPIESLKRVRIMNIKVDGIKSNSYREMVGKELQDFLRLLSL, translated from the coding sequence ATGGACGAGAAAATCAGAATAAATAAATATTTGGCACTGCACGGAATAGCTACTCGCAGGGACGCAGACAAGCTCATTTCAGCAGGCAAGGTGCTTATAAACGGCTATAAGGCCGTCCTTGGGGACAAAATCTCGGAAGAGGACAAAGTTGAGGTTTTGGGTAGACCAAGCAAAAAGCTAGTGTATTACGCGTATAACAAGCCTCGCGATGTCATTACCCATAGCCCCCAGAGAGGAGAAAAAGATGTGCTGACTTCAAGCAAGCTAAAGGGCGTCTTCCCTATCGGCAGACTTGATAAAGATTCGGAAGGGCTTTTGATACTTACAAATGATGGCAGGATTACCGACCGCTTACTGAACCCAGACCATACGCACGAAAAAGAATATATCGTAAAAACCCGCGTGCCGATAAAACAATTCCACATGAATGTTATGGAAGGCGGAATGGAGCTTGACGGTATAAAAACAAAACCTTGTGAGGCAAAACTTTTGAGCGAAGATTCTTTTAAAATAATCTTGACTGAAGGAAAGAAACATCAGATAAGAAGGATGTGCGATCATTTGAACTTGCCGATAGAGTCTTTAAAAAGAGTGCGCATTATGAATATAAAAGTAGATGGAATAAAATCAAATTCGTATCGTGAAATGGTCGGCAAAGAACTTCAGGATTTTTTGAGACTATTGTCCTTGTAA
- a CDS encoding CAP domain-containing protein → MKKTKILIVVLCLILNLFTFTRVGAFTFPSIDFSKSTASIASSVNIFFNFFGQTVLGKIRGDFCENYYTAIAKGDWKGGEFRTDLGIRICPKTPFVSPNTSSNSTSNPSATTSSKIFIKKPTNIKPPTFTTKVDLQKISETPGPLVGDTTPDGAKINQSQIIYWTNIERSKVGLPALSPSSSLNSIALARVNDMFEKGYFEHISPTGDSVSKMSDRFSYKYIYIGENIAMGNFENARVLLDAWMASEGHKENILNNKYTEIGVSAVEAKYKDSLVWISAQVFGKPLSSCPTPNPTKKAEIETKYATSDTMEGQAKNLLAEINNTNPSSNPTYYNSRVYEYNNLVNSINTLIIDTKQLITDYNKEITAYNNCIKK, encoded by the coding sequence ATGAAAAAGACAAAAATATTAATAGTTGTACTTTGTTTGATTCTTAATTTATTTACCTTTACGCGGGTTGGGGCCTTCACTTTTCCTTCAATAGACTTTTCAAAATCAACAGCAAGTATTGCTAGTAGTGTTAATATTTTTTTTAATTTCTTTGGTCAAACTGTTTTAGGGAAAATAAGAGGGGATTTTTGCGAGAACTACTATACAGCTATAGCAAAAGGAGATTGGAAAGGCGGAGAGTTTAGAACCGATCTGGGAATAAGGATCTGCCCCAAGACACCTTTTGTCTCTCCTAATACATCTTCTAATTCTACATCGAATCCTTCCGCTACCACCTCTAGTAAGATATTCATCAAGAAACCTACCAATATAAAACCTCCGACTTTCACCACTAAAGTAGATTTACAAAAGATATCTGAGACACCCGGACCTCTTGTTGGAGACACAACGCCTGATGGTGCAAAAATAAATCAATCACAAATAATTTACTGGACAAATATAGAACGATCAAAAGTCGGCCTGCCAGCTTTATCTCCAAGCTCATCTTTGAACTCCATCGCTCTCGCAAGAGTAAATGATATGTTTGAGAAAGGATATTTTGAACACATTTCTCCAACGGGTGACAGTGTCTCAAAAATGTCTGATCGTTTTTCTTATAAATACATATATATTGGAGAAAATATCGCTATGGGCAACTTTGAAAATGCACGGGTACTTTTAGATGCGTGGATGGCAAGCGAAGGACATAAAGAAAATATTCTGAATAATAAGTATACCGAGATCGGCGTCTCCGCAGTAGAAGCAAAATATAAAGATAGCCTCGTATGGATCTCGGCCCAAGTTTTTGGTAAGCCACTTTCTTCTTGTCCCACTCCAAATCCTACAAAAAAGGCAGAGATAGAAACAAAATACGCTACTTCAGATACTATGGAGGGTCAAGCAAAAAATCTACTCGCTGAAATAAATAATACCAATCCATCATCAAATCCGACATACTATAATTCTAGGGTGTATGAATATAATAATCTTGTAAATTCAATCAATACTTTGATAATAGACACAAAACAATTAATCACAGATTACAACAAAGAGATAACCGCGTATAATAACTGTATTAAAAAATAA